ACGGGCCGATGAGCGCCGTAGCGCCCGGCTGGAAGCTGCGCGTGCTGCTGGCGCAGGCGCTGTTTTCCAAGCCCGACATTCTGCTGCTCGACGAGCCGACCAACCACCTCGACATCAACGCCATCCGCTGGCTGGAAGGCGTGCTCGACGAGCTTAAAAGCACGATGGTCATCATTTCGCACGATCGCCATTTCCTGAATTCGGTGTGCACGCACATGGCTGACCTCGATTACAACACGATCAAAATCTATCCCGGCAATTATGACGATTACATGTTCGCGTCGACCCAGGCGCGCACGCAACTCGTCGCCGCCAACGCCAAGGCAAAGGAAAAAGTCGTCGAGCTGCAAGCCTTCGTGCGGCGCTTTTCCGCCAATGCTTCGAAAGCCAGGCAGGCCACCAGCCGCGCCCGCCAGATCGAGAAAATCAAAATCGAGGACATCAAGCCATCAAGCCGCCAATATCCGTTTATCCGTTTCGACATCGACGAAAAGGAAAGACTACATCGCGTCGCGATCGAAGTGCAGAAGCTCGAAAAAGGCTATGGCGTGCCGCTATTCCGCAACCTGAATTTCCGCATCGAAGCCGGCGAACGAGTTGCCATCATCGGCCCGAACGGCATCGGTAAGACCACCCTGCTGCGCTGCCTGGCCGGCGATCTGGCGCCGGACAAAGGTACGATAAAATGGGCCGAGAAAGCGCGCCTGGGATATTTCGCGCAAGATCACGCGGCCGACTTTGCCGAGGACAAAACGCTGTTCGAGTGGCTTGCGCAGTGGGGGCGCGAAGAAGACGACGATCAAATTATTCGTGCGACGCTCGGGCGCTTGCTGTTCTCCGGCGACGATTGCAAAAAATCCCTGAAAGTGATTTCCGGCGGCG
This portion of the Burkholderiales bacterium genome encodes:
- a CDS encoding ABC-F family ATPase, which codes for MIVTSGLTIQFGAKPLFENVSVKFGEGNRYGLIGANGCGKSTFMRILGGDMEQSSGEFSIDANERVGKLRQDQFAHEDQRVLDVVMMGHTELWAAIHERDAIYADPDSSEAAYMRAAELEAHVAEYDGYSAEARAGELLTGVGIAIDQHDGPMSAVAPGWKLRVLLAQALFSKPDILLLDEPTNHLDINAIRWLEGVLDELKSTMVIISHDRHFLNSVCTHMADLDYNTIKIYPGNYDDYMFASTQARTQLVAANAKAKEKVVELQAFVRRFSANASKARQATSRARQIEKIKIEDIKPSSRQYPFIRFDIDEKERLHRVAIEVQKLEKGYGVPLFRNLNFRIEAGERVAIIGPNGIGKTTLLRCLAGDLAPDKGTIKWAEKARLGYFAQDHAADFAEDKTLFEWLAQWGREEDDDQIIRATLGRLLFSGDDCKKSLKVISGGEEGRMLFGKSMLQRPNVLLMDEPTNHLDMESIESLNTALEKYQGTLIFVSHDREFVSSLATRVIEMTADGVHDFGGNYEDFLRSRGLAA